One window of Botrimarina mediterranea genomic DNA carries:
- a CDS encoding PEP-CTERM sorting domain-containing protein, with protein MRSSQQKTLQRLGALLGSLVAAGSASAQFIETPLATWDIGPSQPGNVDFDPELDATASISGGWYQRAQTSELTYGQSTTPGTFTQGAGSLELNIVGKGNGGSYDATINGAAFNLDTHYSAPAGAIYSGSDTRAVALREAILSGAQALYTIDFDIIYDVQQMRSIAWQPPEETVDPANNGQFPQRFFWVGLLGDTSNGGFRQINNVHTIEVFDPQWDNEDYAVVNASVPLTDFGWDFAEGTALNEIRLGILYNSVFGTLPAPSNTTAARIFIDNFRLVEQDIAGVIDLNNDGEIDLDDFDLFMSQHLVANPTLGDFNADGANDFQDFLQFEDLYDTFHGAGSLASALASVPEPTTLGGALLAVLGLALRRTRRALPAIAAAGVAVASTAGVAQAQMGQIGDTWLLESWEDLSDWQSPTFFAGNGNPGATAPLIEQSPIGATEGSSSLKITQFGDNGVTPGQFSWNATTSVNWGPGHPAYDALSYATNIGSEHFVVKADVTFRGVDLGEANALNVFFGLDFSGQQAGGWLLGDPDGTTTMSIPLSNFGLLDPADQGNPDISAQVAFQDNTDSIDPFSAYIDNIVLEQVSVPDLLTLEIDRSSGAGVLRNNSSGPVSWNYLEIKSAGGALDAAGWSSLDDQDIAGTRTWVEAGGSSATQLVEASLLGSHTLEVGETLAIGDLYNPLSGLEDIDFEVRREGGPADRTYDQIVNFVGTSIAVDGDYNADGFVNAADYTVWRDALGQDITLPNENATPGSVTQEDYDVWVSNYGSSAGVAIAVSVPEPSTTLLTLASVGALAGLGGRRK; from the coding sequence ATGCGATCGTCACAACAGAAAACGCTCCAGCGTCTCGGCGCGCTACTTGGCTCACTGGTCGCGGCGGGTTCCGCCTCAGCCCAATTCATCGAAACACCGCTCGCCACGTGGGATATCGGCCCTAGCCAGCCGGGCAATGTTGACTTCGATCCGGAACTAGACGCCACCGCCAGTATTTCGGGCGGCTGGTACCAGCGTGCACAGACTTCGGAGCTCACTTACGGACAGAGCACGACGCCCGGGACCTTTACGCAAGGGGCGGGATCGCTTGAGCTCAACATCGTCGGCAAGGGGAACGGCGGTTCTTACGACGCAACGATCAACGGCGCCGCGTTCAATCTCGACACGCACTACAGTGCTCCCGCCGGCGCTATCTATTCCGGCTCCGATACCCGTGCTGTTGCGTTGCGAGAGGCGATTCTCAGCGGCGCTCAGGCGTTGTATACGATCGATTTCGACATCATCTACGACGTGCAACAGATGCGGTCGATCGCGTGGCAACCACCGGAAGAGACCGTCGACCCGGCGAATAACGGCCAATTCCCACAACGATTCTTCTGGGTGGGCCTGTTGGGTGACACCAGCAACGGTGGCTTTAGGCAGATCAATAACGTCCATACCATCGAAGTCTTCGACCCGCAGTGGGACAACGAGGACTACGCCGTCGTTAATGCGTCGGTTCCACTCACCGATTTCGGCTGGGACTTTGCCGAGGGAACCGCTCTGAACGAGATCCGACTTGGGATTCTCTACAATAGCGTCTTCGGGACATTGCCCGCGCCGAGTAACACCACGGCGGCGCGGATCTTCATCGATAACTTCCGTTTGGTCGAGCAGGACATCGCCGGCGTCATCGACCTGAACAACGATGGCGAGATCGACCTCGACGACTTCGACCTCTTCATGTCGCAGCATCTCGTAGCGAATCCGACGCTCGGTGACTTCAACGCTGACGGCGCCAACGACTTCCAAGACTTCTTGCAATTCGAAGACCTCTACGACACCTTCCACGGCGCCGGCTCGCTGGCCAGCGCGTTGGCGAGCGTCCCCGAGCCCACAACACTCGGCGGCGCCCTGTTGGCGGTGCTCGGGTTGGCGTTGCGTCGCACGCGCCGCGCTCTGCCGGCGATTGCGGCGGCTGGCGTCGCCGTGGCCTCGACCGCGGGCGTCGCCCAAGCACAGATGGGTCAGATCGGGGACACGTGGCTTCTTGAGTCGTGGGAAGACCTCTCGGATTGGCAATCGCCAACGTTCTTCGCTGGCAACGGGAACCCCGGGGCCACCGCGCCATTGATCGAACAGAGCCCAATCGGCGCCACCGAAGGCAGCAGCAGCCTGAAGATCACTCAATTCGGCGACAATGGCGTTACACCGGGCCAGTTCAGTTGGAACGCGACGACCAGTGTGAACTGGGGGCCGGGGCATCCCGCCTATGACGCATTGTCCTACGCCACCAACATCGGCTCTGAGCACTTCGTCGTCAAAGCGGATGTGACCTTCCGAGGGGTCGATCTGGGTGAAGCCAACGCGCTGAATGTCTTCTTCGGTCTCGACTTCAGTGGGCAGCAGGCCGGCGGCTGGTTGTTGGGAGATCCCGACGGTACGACGACCATGTCGATCCCGTTGTCGAATTTCGGCTTGCTCGATCCGGCGGACCAAGGGAATCCTGATATCTCTGCGCAGGTTGCCTTCCAAGACAACACCGACAGCATCGATCCGTTTAGCGCGTACATCGACAATATCGTGCTCGAGCAGGTCAGCGTCCCGGACCTGTTGACGCTTGAGATCGACCGCAGCTCCGGCGCCGGCGTGCTCCGCAATAATTCAAGCGGGCCCGTCTCTTGGAATTACCTGGAGATCAAGAGCGCCGGTGGCGCGCTCGACGCTGCTGGTTGGAGCAGCCTGGACGATCAAGACATCGCCGGAACTCGCACATGGGTTGAGGCGGGAGGATCATCGGCCACGCAGCTCGTGGAGGCGTCGCTACTTGGAAGTCACACTCTGGAGGTTGGCGAAACCCTTGCCATCGGCGATCTCTACAACCCTCTATCGGGACTCGAGGACATCGATTTTGAGGTCCGTCGAGAAGGCGGGCCGGCCGACCGGACGTACGACCAGATTGTCAATTTCGTCGGAACGTCGATCGCCGTCGATGGCGACTACAACGCCGATGGATTTGTCAATGCGGCCGATTACACCGTGTGGCGCGACGCGCTTGGACAGGACATCACGCTTCCCAATGAGAACGCCACCCCGGGTTCAGTTACGCAAGAGGACTACGATGTGTGGGTGAGCAACTACGGGAGTTCTGCGGGGGTGGCGATTGCCGTGTCCGTGCCCGAGCCTTCGACGACGCTGCTAACGCTGGCGTCTGTGGGCGCTCTGGCCGGCCTAGGCGGTCGTCGGAAGTAA